One Sulfurovum zhangzhouensis genomic window, CACTACAAGTCAATAAAGATGCTCAGATATTCCTCACCCCTGGTGGTGCAGTTCCAAATATCTGGGTAGATGCCAAAAGCAAAAAGGAACCGACAGTAGTCGGACAATAGTCCTTTCTCTTACCCGGTGATCTGCCGGGTATTTTTTCACTTTTTACTTCTTCTCAATTCATAGTTAATTACAATAATTATTTCAGTGAATTATGCCAAGCTTGACCCAAACGCCCTCTTTCATAACCTACTTTATAGAGTGCTCTCATATACTCACGATCAAATGTATCTTTTGAAGGCATATTAAAACTAGGAGGTATATTCGTAATATGGACATCAAAACCGTCTCTCTTTGCAAGTGAGATGATATTATATAGATTACAAACTCCCTGATATTTTATAAGTGTGCTTATGGAACGATCACCGATATCGCTGATATTAAGAGAAACCGGAGAGTATTCAGGATCGATCTTCGTATTACGTATCAACCAAAATTTCTTTTCAGGATGTACACCCAATTTCTTTTCAAGTTTGGGGATATTCATATCATGAGGATACACAAAGATCTGTCTTGTGACTGCACCGTCGACATGAACCTCCTGATATCTTTTCCCATCAATCGTTACATCAATCAGTACAGGCGGAAATGTACCGGGGATAGAAGAAGAGGCGAGCATGATATCAAGGATCAGCTTACGGGCATCAGGCCGACCGCTTCGTGCGATATTGGTAATATTCCAAACTACGGGGCGCTGTGCATCCAGATTGGTTGTTCCAAGTTGAAGTATGCGACCCCTTTTCCCTTCTCTTGCAATTTCTGCTATCAAGTCATTGGTCACTACCTTTTCAAGCCTTCTTCTAAGCGGTGTATTATCACCTATCGAAGACCCACCGAAAAGTGCACTTAATGGGGTTGCGGTAACGATATTCTCTTTTGAAGTTTGGGTAAAAAGGTCTTTAAGCACATAATCATACTTTGATCCCAAAAAAGCAAACGGAGCGATCAATGCACCTGTTGAAACACCTGTGACCATGAAAAACTCGGGACGATCTCCACGCTTACTCCACCCTTCTAGAAATCCTGCACCATAAGCACCGTCTTCTCCTCCGCTTGAAAGTGCCAATATATCAACACGCTTATTTAGCGAATTATTTGACCGTAAAGATTTAGCATTATGATAAATATCATCAGATGTTCTATCTCCCCAGTTACGGATATTTTGATATCCTATGACGCTGGCATTGAGATAGTGTTCCTTGTTTGGTGCACTAAAAGTACGTGATTTGACAGAACAGGCAGATAAAAACAATAACAGCGGTAATATCATCAACAAACGTAATATCAAGTCCATCCCCTTTTAAGAACGTATGGACTAATTATGACATAATCACATTTAGTTTAAACTACTAAAAGTTACCTTTTCTACTTACCATATTGCATCATGCCACTGAACCAGTGTCAAACGGTATCCCTTTTGTACCGGTAGAACTTCATGTGAAAAATAGGGATTACTAGGGAACACTACCATATCTCCGGCTTGCGGTTTGATCTTGACTGGATTTCCTTCTTTATCATAGAAGTAGTTAAAAAGCAGTTCTCCACCACTGAAACCATCATTGTCGTCATCACTATTACAGATATGACTGGTTGCAAAAAGCACCGTCGTCAGTTTGCGTTCAGGTGCCACACATTTAAATGCAACTGTCTGCCCATCTTCATCTACCAGTTCACTTGAGTCATCGGCATGCTTGACATAAAAGTAGCCTTCTTTATACTCAAGTACTTGAATATCGGTAGAGAGCGTCATCACTGCACCAAAATATTCTTCAATGACTGGCTTATACTTCAAAAACTGTTTTTCATAATACTCACTATAAAAGTCATCCAGTGTATAGATATTGGTCTTGCGGTACTTCGTGACAATATCAGCCTCGATGATCCCACTGATGGATTCTTGTTTCACTTTGGCTGCTTGAGCATCTTCATCTTTTTTTACTAAAGAAGCAAGGTGCTTACAAAGCTCGGGAGTAAAAAAATTTTTGATAATCAAATAGGGGGTTTCTCTATAAGGATTAGGAAGCAATCTATTGGTGATTTCCAATTGTTCCAATCGTTTATCACAATAGACATGATTACTGATTTGTATCATTTAAAGCTCAAAAAGTAAGATAGCTATAAAGCGTAGCATTATAGTCCATAAATCGACTTTTTACTCTAAAAGATTTCTTAAATTATTCTCTTGTCTCTATACCTATCTTGCAGTTTAAAACCAAATAGCTATAATGTCATCATTATAAATGCTATGGAGACCTATCATGCAGCTTGACTGGCAAAAAAATCCTCTTATCCCTGTTATCGCCCAAGATGCAGAGACCAACGAAGTTCTAATGCTTGCTTATATGAATGAAGAGGCATATAATCTGACTCTAGAGACAGGGTTTGCACACTATTTCAGTAGAAGCAAACAGCGTATCTGGAAAAAAGGTGAAAGCTCCAACCATACACAGGAGATCAAAGATATCTTGATCGACTGTGATGCAGATACCATCATTCTAAAGATCAAGCAAAATGGTGTAGCCTGCCATACCGGACGCAAAAGCTGTTTCTTCACCTCAGCAGTACAAGAGAAGATCATACTGGAAAAGGAAGTAAACACCGATGCGATCTATGGCGTAGTCGATACTCTCTACCATACGATCCTTGAACGTAAAAATGCAGATGACAGCCAAAAATCATGGACTAAAAAACTGCTAAATGATAAAGAACTTATGCTTAGCAAAATACGTGAAGAAGCAAATGAAGTATGTGTTGCCATCAATGAAGAGAGTGATGAACAGGTGATCTATGAGAGTGCAGATCTTCTTTATCATACATTAGTCGGACTAGGTTACAGAGAGATCTCTCCGGACCGTGTGAAACAAGAACTTGCAAGACGGTTTGGAATGAGTGGAATAGAAGAAAAAGAAAATAGAAAAAAATAGCAGGAGTTTGAAAGATCAAACTCCCTCGTTTTGGAATTACGATTCTGAGCTACAACATCCAGGGCTGTCTGCATTACCACCCGCAAAATATTCTCCATCAAAACTTACCAATGAATAGTTTCTATCAGTGCCCAATGACTCTTTAAGTCCTTCAATAGATAAGAAACCAAGTGACGTTGCACCGATCTTCTTGGCAATCTCCTCTACCGAGTGACTTGCTGAGATCAGCTCGGCCTGTGTTGGAGTATCGATACCATATCTACACGGATACTTGATCTCCGGTGCAGCAATACGCATATGAACCTCTTTCGCTCCTGCTTCAATCAGCATTTTCACGATCTGCTTCGAAGTCGTACCACGCACGAGTGAATCATCGATGATCGCTATACGTTTACCTTCGATCAAATGTTTGACAGGTGAGAGTTTCAGTTTTACCTTGAGGTCTCTGATCTCCTGAGTCGGTTCAATGAAAGTGCGCCCTACATAGTGGTTACGTACGATTCCCATTTCAAACGGTACGCCAAGCCCTTCTGCATATCCTCTTGCCGCTGCAACACCACTATCCGGTACAGGCAATACCAAGTCTACCTCTGCCGGTGACTCTTGAGCAAGTCTTCTTCCCATCTCAAGACGTTTTTGATATACGTTCTTTCCATCAATGATCGAGTCAGGTCTTGCAAAATAGATATACTCAAATGCACACGGATGATAATCTGCTTCAAAAAGTTTTTCAGACTGCGGCTCTTGACCCTCTTCAAATACCAGCATTTCACCCGGTTCAACATCACGGATAAACTCTGCACCTACCAGATCAAAAGCACACGTTTCAGATGCTACGATCCATCCGCCATCAGCAAGTCTTCCCAGGCTCAATGGACGGATACCGAAACGGTCACGGATGACGAACATTTTGGTACGGCTCTGGATCGCAAGGCAGTATGCTCCCTCAATCTTAGTGATCATGTCTTTAATACGGTCTATCAATGAGTCTTTTTGACTTTTTGCGATAAGATGTACGATATTCTCAGTATCCATACCTGTCTGAAAGATCGCACCTTTATCGATCAGCTCGTTACGTACCTCATATTTGTTGACAAGGTTACCGTTATGCGCAACAGAGATCTCTCCGAGTTTGTAACGTGCAAATACAGGCTGTGCATCGAGAACAGAATCATCTCCTGCCGTAGAGTATCTGTTGTGACCGATCGCACAGCTACCGGTAAGTACCTTAAATGCATCATCATCAAATACCTCAGTTACCAAACCTCGTGCTTTAATAAGATGGATTTTCTCATCATCAGCTGAAGAAATCCCTGTAGATTCCTGCCCACGATGCTGCATCGCAAAAAGTGAGTAGTAAGCTACCTTAGAAGCATTTTTTGAACCATAAACACCGACAATTGCACACATATTATATTCCTAAACAATCATTAATCGAGTAAAGACCCGGTTTTTCTTGAGCGATCAGCCATTTTGCTGCTCTGATCGCACCTTTTGAGAATGTCTCACGACTTGTTGCTGTATGGTTGAGCTCCAAGAACTCACCATCATTGTAAAATCCTACCGTATGACGTCCTACTATATCCCCGCCACGCAATGCCATGACTGCAATCTCGTCTTTGCTTCTGGCACCGATCTGTCCGTCACGTCCACTCACACGTACATCACTTAACTCAAGTCCTCTGCCTTTCGCAGCAAATTCTCCAAGTGTAAGGGCAGTACCAGATGGTGAATCCACTTTGTGCCTGTGGTGCTGTTCGACGATCTCGATATCAAAATCCTTCAACGTTCTTGATACCTGCTCTACCAGCTGTTTAAGTAATGCGATACCTGCTGACATATTTGATGCATACAGTACCGGCATCTCTTTAGATGCTTCAAGCATCAGATTTTGCTGATGTTCTGTAAATCCCGTCGTTGCAATCACCAGTGGAGTAGGATTTTTTAGTGCTTCTTCACACAGCTCCTGTGTCGCCTCAGGTGCAGAGAAGTCAATAACCACATCACAGTTTTCAAGCAGTGTTTGCATACTGTTTGTTACCAATACACCGCTTGGAAGCTCTCTTTTGAGTTCACCACATACATGTACGGCTCCCAGTGGAAGCTCTGTGTCCTCTACCAGTGCATTGATCAATAAGTTTCCTACTCTACCCGTACTGCCTACGATTCCTACTTTTGCCATCTATACTATTCCTTATGCTTGTTCTTGAATATATGAAATTACTTGAAGTGCAGCAGTTGCTCCATCACCTGCTGCAATAACAACTTGTTTGGGTGCTTCGATACGCATATCACCTGCAGCAAACAGCCCTTCAACCGAAGTTCTCATACTAAGATCCACGACTACTTGCCCCCATTCATTCATTTCACAGATAAATGTACCGTTCTCGTCTTTGAGTACACTATTGTTGACGTTGTGCCCGACAAAGACAAAAAGACCCGGTGTATCAAGTTGTGTAATCTTACCCTCTTTATCTTTGAGTTTCACTCCGCTTACACCCATTGCATCGCCAAGTACTTCTTCAATCACTGTATCTGTAATGAGATGAATATTTTCTTTTCTCTTGACTCTATCCACTGTTGAGGGGGCTGCTCTAAATGTATCTCTTCTGTGCACGACATACACATCCGAACAGATGTTAGAGAGATAAAATGCTTCTTCAAGTGCCGTATCACCCCCGCCTAGTACGGTAACAGGCTTATTTTTGTAAAAAAACCCGTCGCAGGTTGCACAGGTACTTACACCGCGTCCAAAATACTCATCTTCACCCTTGAAGCCTGCTCTTTTAGGTGTTGAACCCGTACAGACGATGACTGCCATCGCCTCTATCTTTTCACCGTTCTCCAGTGTGACCGTAAAGTGTTTTCCTGTTTTGGCCACGCGCTCTACACGTTTCATCTCATGTTTCAACCCGAAGTGAAAACACTGTTCTTGCCAGGTATCCATAAAATCCATACCTGTCTTTGTATGTTCAAAAAAACCCGGATAGTTTTCAATCTCTGAACTCTGAGTGATCTGCCCACCGGGCATACCGGATTCAAAGAGTACTACATTTTTCAATCCACCGCGTGTAGCATAAAGCCCGGCAGTAAGTCCTGCAGGTCCACCACCGATGATCGCACAATCTAGCATCCACAATTCCTTCAAAAAAGTAAAATGTTTAAACAAATATATTAGCCAATGACATCTATTATACTGTGAAAATACTTGGTTAAAAATTTTAGGAGATTTTATCTAAATGTTGTATAGATAAGGTTTAATAAGAGAGTCTGCTTTGATGCAGACTCAGGATATGACTATAAATTATAGTTGTGCGTTGATTTTTTCAGCAAATGCATCTTTGCTTGCAGCACCAACCATTTGATCTACCACTTCACCGTTTTTGAAGAAAAGGATAGCAGGAATTGATCTGATTCCATATTTTACAGCAAGTTCTTGCTCTTCATCAGTATTTACTTTCGCGATAGTTGCTTTACCCTCAAAATCTTCAGCAAGTTCTTCAATAACAGGAGCGATCATTCTACAAGGTCCACACCATGGAGCCCAGAAGTCTACCATTGTTACACCTTCAGCTACTGTCGCATCAAAGTTTTCAGATGTCAATTCTACATATTTACCCATGTTCATTCCTTTTTTGAAATTTAATGAAGTTATTATAACCTAATTAATTGAATTATCAATATGCACGGCTTATATTCTTCATTATATTTAGTTTTTTATTTATTTATCTCTGTAAATAAGAGTATTCTACTCCTATTTAACTTATGCTTAGATAAACGGCAAAGGAATTTCAGAAAATTCTGCCGAACGTGAACCTTCTAACGCCTTGGTCTTTGCCCCTTTTACCGTATAAACAAAAGCTATTTTAGGTGTATCTGTTTCATTTTTGTTGGCACGGTGAAGTAAGAGTGAATGAAAGATAATCACATCACCCCTTTTGAGTGTCGTAGAAACTTTCGTTTCTATTAAAGGGATATTCTTCTCACAATCTTCTCTAAAGTATTCTTTTTCATCAAACTGGTCTGCTTCAAATTTCATACGATGTGAACCGGGGATAAACTCTAGTACTCCATTGTCATTATACTCACTATCCAATGCTAACCAGATACTAACAAGATTATTATCACTGTAACGCCAATAGCGTCTGTCCTGATGCCATCTGGTTTGTGTACTGCGATGCGGCATTTTTGTCATGATGGAGTTATGATGTGCAGTAGTGATCACCACCTGGTCATCCAGTATCTGCTCTAAGATAGGGCGAATCTTCTCGTTCTCCATCCATTTTTTAAAAAGTATATCTCTGCTATAGACCTGTCTAAGTCTTCGAACGGTTTTTTCTTGTTCTGTCGGCAAACTGGTATAGTCTGCTACATCGGTACGATACTCTTTGCTCTTTATATCATACCCTGTCTCTGTTTCGATCGGCTCGATACGGTGTTTGAGGTGTGCTTTGGCTACATCCAGGATCGCTTCACACTGTGCCGGGTCGGCAAAATCTCTTAAAATGATAAAACCGTCATTTTGAAACTGTGCAAGTTGCGCTTCAGTTAGTTTCATCGATTGCCTTTTTATACTGATTTGTACAGAAGCAAAGCCCCTGTGTACACAACTGTCCTGAGCAGACGGCTCGTACAACCAGTTGTACATAAATTTATAAAAATTATAGCAGAATTTTATAGCGTTATATTCTCTATCAGCTCTACTTCATCCTTACGTATCAAAAGGGCATCGATACAAAAAGTTGATGCCAACCCTTTGGTTTTAAGATAATAGTATGCGGAGTTGATCACTTTTTTGAGTTTGGATGGAGTAATATTATCAACAGGGTCAAAATCACCATAACTGCTTTTGACCTCGATGAAATGGAGAACACTTTCTTTCGTAGCTATGATATCGATCTCTCCAAGCTTGCTCGCATAGTAGTTTCGCTCTACGATCACAAACCCGTTTCTTTCCAGAAATCCGGTAGCCAACTCTGCACTTTTATCCCCGATCTTTCTGCTCATTTCCTGCATTCTCTACATCCTTGCACTTGAGATACACTATTATGTCATAACAAGCTACAGGAAAAACAAAAAATGTCATTTTGACATCTTCTATCCTAAAATCTTGGATTTCTTTTCCGTGAGCCTGTCGTATAATTCAAGCATACGCAGATAATCTACATGCAGAGTCGTATCGATCATCAATTCTTCCAGTGCCAGAACACGCCGTGCTTTTTGTACATCTTCAGGCAGATAAAGCATATTGAATGCCTCTTCGTAAGCTTCAAACGGCAACTGTGCTTCTTCCATCCTGATCAACTCTGCAACGATGCGACCGACAGGATGAGAACCCATTTCCAAAAGCATCAGTGCATTTTCTCTCTCATCTACCAAAAGATAAAGCTGTGCCTTGAGATCAGCCATCGTGAAACTGTGTTCGAAGATCACTCCGATATAGGCTTCTACATTGATCGAATCATCCAGGGGTTCAACAGCATCAAGGATATCTTCGGGATCGTACTGATCAAAATGAAGTATCATGTCTCTGATCTGTTTTCCTGTATTTTTATTATTGTAAACAAGGTCTTCAACAGGGTAGACCTCGGAAAAGCCCGGGACAATTACCTGACAGGAATAAAATCCAAGATAATCATACTCTCTTAGATACATCTCCTTGCCTAATGTATCCAAAAGACCTTTCAGATAACGAAGTTCATCTTCCGTTCCTTCTCCCTGGTAAACCCATGGTGCATAATCAAAACTTTTATCCGTACTTAAAAAACCAAATCCAAGCTTCCCGGTCGAATCGATGTAGTGCGACTCAAGATTAAAACTGCTCGATACAAGGCTCATATCAAAAGTCGGTTTTTCAAAGGCATCAAGATCATCCAATCCACGCCCCTGCATCAGTTCTGTCATCGTTCTTTCAAGAGAGACCTCAAGTATCGGATGCGCACCAAAGGATACGAACAACGAAGCATTTTTTGGATTGATCAACGAAATAGCTGTCACAGGGAACTCTCCTCCCAGTGATGCATCGAGTACTTCAACTCTATAACCAAGTTCTCGAAGCTTTATCACATCGCCATACACCCTTTCAAAAGAAGCTAATACATCATCCGGGAAAGAGGGAAGTGCGTAACCGTTT contains:
- a CDS encoding patatin-like phospholipase family protein translates to MDLILRLLMILPLLLFLSACSVKSRTFSAPNKEHYLNASVIGYQNIRNWGDRTSDDIYHNAKSLRSNNSLNKRVDILALSSGGEDGAYGAGFLEGWSKRGDRPEFFMVTGVSTGALIAPFAFLGSKYDYVLKDLFTQTSKENIVTATPLSALFGGSSIGDNTPLRRRLEKVVTNDLIAEIAREGKRGRILQLGTTNLDAQRPVVWNITNIARSGRPDARKLILDIMLASSSIPGTFPPVLIDVTIDGKRYQEVHVDGAVTRQIFVYPHDMNIPKLEKKLGVHPEKKFWLIRNTKIDPEYSPVSLNISDIGDRSISTLIKYQGVCNLYNIISLAKRDGFDVHITNIPPSFNMPSKDTFDREYMRALYKVGYERGRLGQAWHNSLK
- a CDS encoding 2OG-Fe(II) oxygenase — protein: MIQISNHVYCDKRLEQLEITNRLLPNPYRETPYLIIKNFFTPELCKHLASLVKKDEDAQAAKVKQESISGIIEADIVTKYRKTNIYTLDDFYSEYYEKQFLKYKPVIEEYFGAVMTLSTDIQVLEYKEGYFYVKHADDSSELVDEDGQTVAFKCVAPERKLTTVLFATSHICNSDDDNDGFSGGELLFNYFYDKEGNPVKIKPQAGDMVVFPSNPYFSHEVLPVQKGYRLTLVQWHDAIW
- the hisIE gene encoding bifunctional phosphoribosyl-AMP cyclohydrolase/phosphoribosyl-ATP diphosphatase HisIE; the protein is MQLDWQKNPLIPVIAQDAETNEVLMLAYMNEEAYNLTLETGFAHYFSRSKQRIWKKGESSNHTQEIKDILIDCDADTIILKIKQNGVACHTGRKSCFFTSAVQEKIILEKEVNTDAIYGVVDTLYHTILERKNADDSQKSWTKKLLNDKELMLSKIREEANEVCVAINEESDEQVIYESADLLYHTLVGLGYREISPDRVKQELARRFGMSGIEEKENRKK
- the purF gene encoding amidophosphoribosyltransferase — translated: MCAIVGVYGSKNASKVAYYSLFAMQHRGQESTGISSADDEKIHLIKARGLVTEVFDDDAFKVLTGSCAIGHNRYSTAGDDSVLDAQPVFARYKLGEISVAHNGNLVNKYEVRNELIDKGAIFQTGMDTENIVHLIAKSQKDSLIDRIKDMITKIEGAYCLAIQSRTKMFVIRDRFGIRPLSLGRLADGGWIVASETCAFDLVGAEFIRDVEPGEMLVFEEGQEPQSEKLFEADYHPCAFEYIYFARPDSIIDGKNVYQKRLEMGRRLAQESPAEVDLVLPVPDSGVAAARGYAEGLGVPFEMGIVRNHYVGRTFIEPTQEIRDLKVKLKLSPVKHLIEGKRIAIIDDSLVRGTTSKQIVKMLIEAGAKEVHMRIAAPEIKYPCRYGIDTPTQAELISASHSVEEIAKKIGATSLGFLSIEGLKESLGTDRNYSLVSFDGEYFAGGNADSPGCCSSES
- the dapB gene encoding 4-hydroxy-tetrahydrodipicolinate reductase; the protein is MAKVGIVGSTGRVGNLLINALVEDTELPLGAVHVCGELKRELPSGVLVTNSMQTLLENCDVVIDFSAPEATQELCEEALKNPTPLVIATTGFTEHQQNLMLEASKEMPVLYASNMSAGIALLKQLVEQVSRTLKDFDIEIVEQHHRHKVDSPSGTALTLGEFAAKGRGLELSDVRVSGRDGQIGARSKDEIAVMALRGGDIVGRHTVGFYNDGEFLELNHTATSRETFSKGAIRAAKWLIAQEKPGLYSINDCLGI
- the trxB gene encoding thioredoxin-disulfide reductase, coding for MLDCAIIGGGPAGLTAGLYATRGGLKNVVLFESGMPGGQITQSSEIENYPGFFEHTKTGMDFMDTWQEQCFHFGLKHEMKRVERVAKTGKHFTVTLENGEKIEAMAVIVCTGSTPKRAGFKGEDEYFGRGVSTCATCDGFFYKNKPVTVLGGGDTALEEAFYLSNICSDVYVVHRRDTFRAAPSTVDRVKRKENIHLITDTVIEEVLGDAMGVSGVKLKDKEGKITQLDTPGLFVFVGHNVNNSVLKDENGTFICEMNEWGQVVVDLSMRTSVEGLFAAGDMRIEAPKQVVIAAGDGATAALQVISYIQEQA
- the trxA gene encoding thioredoxin, which codes for MGKYVELTSENFDATVAEGVTMVDFWAPWCGPCRMIAPVIEELAEDFEGKATIAKVNTDEEQELAVKYGIRSIPAILFFKNGEVVDQMVGAASKDAFAEKINAQL
- a CDS encoding phytanoyl-CoA dioxygenase family protein, encoding MKLTEAQLAQFQNDGFIILRDFADPAQCEAILDVAKAHLKHRIEPIETETGYDIKSKEYRTDVADYTSLPTEQEKTVRRLRQVYSRDILFKKWMENEKIRPILEQILDDQVVITTAHHNSIMTKMPHRSTQTRWHQDRRYWRYSDNNLVSIWLALDSEYNDNGVLEFIPGSHRMKFEADQFDEKEYFREDCEKNIPLIETKVSTTLKRGDVIIFHSLLLHRANKNETDTPKIAFVYTVKGAKTKALEGSRSAEFSEIPLPFI
- a CDS encoding YraN family protein, with amino-acid sequence MSRKIGDKSAELATGFLERNGFVIVERNYYASKLGEIDIIATKESVLHFIEVKSSYGDFDPVDNITPSKLKKVINSAYYYLKTKGLASTFCIDALLIRKDEVELIENITL
- a CDS encoding YcaO-like family protein, giving the protein MNLLSKTAPVETSIEKMKAALKDAGSEPCFSQEKNPLKHCFSVNLASVEAPRHIYSNGKGINSLASMASALGEYIERLQTNTFFNDFYLPERKIYPDEVAFEFGGKYLNDSLHKFYDPDGEVCMEDLLDFNSDHDSKIVALPFIQPSTNEKVYFPLNILNNLYVSNGLATGNTPQEAQVQALSEIFERHAKLEIIKNGYALPSFPDDVLASFERVYGDVIKLRELGYRVEVLDASLGGEFPVTAISLINPKNASLFVSFGAHPILEVSLERTMTELMQGRGLDDLDAFEKPTFDMSLVSSSFNLESHYIDSTGKLGFGFLSTDKSFDYAPWVYQGEGTEDELRYLKGLLDTLGKEMYLREYDYLGFYSCQVIVPGFSEVYPVEDLVYNNKNTGKQIRDMILHFDQYDPEDILDAVEPLDDSINVEAYIGVIFEHSFTMADLKAQLYLLVDERENALMLLEMGSHPVGRIVAELIRMEEAQLPFEAYEEAFNMLYLPEDVQKARRVLALEELMIDTTLHVDYLRMLELYDRLTEKKSKILG